One Lachnospiraceae bacterium C1.1 DNA segment encodes these proteins:
- a CDS encoding AzlC family ABC transporter permease, with product MDNQTIKKAFYKSLPVLAGYIVLGIGFGILLKNAGYGVIWAAAMSIFIYAGSMQYVGVGLLSGGASVLTTIITTITVNARHLFYSISMINKYKNAGKYKPYMIFALTDETYSLLCDGNTPNDTDPNLYRFLVSFFNHCYWVSGSIIGNLIGGILPFSTAGIEFSMTALFIAGFTEQWLTSKDHIPALTGLISTLICLLLFGRDNFLIPAMLLITLLLTIFQGRKDFPE from the coding sequence ATGGACAATCAAACAATCAAAAAAGCTTTTTATAAATCTCTTCCTGTTTTAGCAGGCTATATTGTTTTAGGAATTGGTTTCGGAATTCTTCTTAAAAATGCCGGTTATGGTGTTATCTGGGCTGCTGCCATGAGTATTTTCATATATGCAGGCTCAATGCAATATGTTGGTGTCGGACTGTTATCCGGCGGAGCTAGTGTTTTAACAACGATCATTACCACCATCACAGTAAATGCCCGGCATCTTTTTTACAGCATTTCAATGATAAATAAATATAAAAATGCCGGAAAATACAAGCCATATATGATTTTCGCGCTTACAGACGAAACATATTCCCTTCTTTGCGACGGAAATACCCCAAATGATACTGATCCTAATCTATATCGTTTTTTGGTATCATTTTTTAACCACTGTTATTGGGTAAGCGGAAGTATAATCGGTAATCTGATTGGTGGAATCCTTCCCTTCTCCACTGCAGGAATTGAATTCTCAATGACCGCTCTCTTCATCGCAGGGTTTACCGAGCAATGGCTTACCAGCAAAGATCACATACCGGCTTTAACAGGTCTTATTTCTACTCTTATATGTCTTTTACTTTTTGGGCGGGATAATTTCCTCATCCCTGCAATGCTGCTTATAACACTGCTTCTTACAATTTTTCAAGGACGAAAGGATTTTCCGGAATGA
- a CDS encoding AzlD domain-containing protein gives MKPAILISAMAITTMLIRMLPFIIFRKNTPKYISYLGKVLPSAIIGMLVIYCLKDVNLFGSSHGIPEFASALFVVLIQILKRNSLISILSGTVFYMLLIQFFFK, from the coding sequence ATGAAACCTGCAATTTTAATTTCAGCTATGGCGATCACAACAATGCTTATCAGAATGCTGCCGTTTATTATTTTTAGGAAAAATACTCCTAAATATATATCTTATCTTGGAAAAGTATTACCTTCTGCGATCATCGGAATGCTGGTTATATATTGTCTTAAAGATGTAAACTTATTCGGAAGTTCACATGGAATTCCAGAGTTTGCTTCTGCTCTTTTTGTTGTTCTAATACAGATATTAAAGAGAAACTCTCTTATAAGCATTCTTTCCGGAACTGTCTTTTACATGCTTTTAATTCAGTTTTTCTTCAAATAA
- the crcB gene encoding fluoride efflux transporter CrcB, with amino-acid sequence MNFLFVALGGAVGAMGRYSISLLPVKTEFPFLTFITNIIGAILIGFVVGISANNEKVSANTVLFWKTGVCGGFTTFSTFSLEAFNLLENKHYAVGGLYIFLSCLCCILGVLCGRKIAEIVNL; translated from the coding sequence ATGAATTTTTTATTTGTTGCGTTAGGCGGGGCAGTGGGGGCAATGGGAAGATATTCGATAAGCCTCTTGCCGGTAAAAACAGAGTTCCCATTTCTAACTTTTATTACCAATATTATAGGTGCAATATTGATAGGATTTGTTGTAGGAATATCAGCTAATAATGAAAAAGTATCCGCTAATACTGTTTTATTCTGGAAAACCGGCGTATGTGGTGGCTTTACGACCTTTTCAACATTTTCATTGGAAGCATTTAATTTGCTTGAAAATAAACATTATGCTGTAGGTGGATTATATATATTTCTGAGCTGCCTTTGCTGTATATTAGGTGTTTTATGCGGAAGAAAGATAGCTGAAATTGTTAATCTTTAA
- a CDS encoding PadR family transcriptional regulator translates to MSQKNLLPLILLGLIEKQPKTGYELNKEFKTEIGEFWSVKHSQIYVELKKLLNEEEIEAETGFFGNKIEKTYYTITEKGLKRLEKWKYSYDEQLSVNKDEFILKLYFIKDKKDPRLKELLNEQYHLRVSKLNHLKDRMKEVFPSKKDIDENYGHYLILNHAIRRESEYVDWLEESKS, encoded by the coding sequence ATGTCACAAAAAAATTTGCTTCCGTTGATACTTCTTGGACTCATTGAAAAGCAGCCTAAAACAGGATATGAGTTAAACAAGGAATTTAAGACAGAGATCGGGGAGTTCTGGTCTGTTAAACATTCTCAGATTTATGTTGAATTGAAAAAATTGTTGAATGAAGAAGAAATAGAGGCTGAAACCGGATTTTTTGGAAATAAGATAGAGAAAACCTATTACACAATAACGGAAAAGGGACTTAAAAGGCTTGAAAAATGGAAATATTCTTATGATGAGCAATTATCTGTTAATAAGGACGAGTTTATTCTTAAACTTTATTTTATTAAGGATAAAAAAGATCCACGATTGAAAGAACTATTAAATGAACAGTATCATTTGAGAGTAAGTAAATTAAATCATTTGAAAGATAGAATGAAGGAAGTTTTTCCTTCAAAAAAGGATATTGATGAAAATTATGGGCATTATCTGATACTTAATCATGCAATAAGGCGCGAAAGTGAGTATGTGGACTGGCTGGAAGAATCTAAGAGTTGA
- a CDS encoding phenolic acid decarboxylase: MAKTVFKELSDFIGTHFIYTYDNGWEYEWYCKNDHTCCYRIHGGMVKGRWVTDQEINLFKIADGIFKVTWTEPTGTDVALDFMPNEGKINGVIFFPKWVHEHPEITVCYQNKHLDRMYEAREKYETYPKYVVPEFATITYIGKAGENNDDVINETPYDGMCDDIRNGKFYDKDYKHLSRKAE, translated from the coding sequence ATGGCAAAAACTGTTTTTAAGGAATTATCTGATTTTATCGGCACGCATTTTATTTATACATATGACAATGGCTGGGAGTATGAATGGTACTGTAAAAATGATCACACCTGCTGCTACCGTATTCACGGCGGAATGGTTAAAGGCAGATGGGTAACAGATCAGGAAATTAATCTTTTTAAGATTGCTGATGGAATTTTTAAGGTTACATGGACAGAACCCACAGGAACAGATGTTGCTCTCGATTTCATGCCAAATGAAGGTAAAATAAACGGAGTTATCTTCTTCCCTAAATGGGTTCACGAACATCCTGAAATTACTGTTTGTTACCAGAATAAGCATCTTGACAGAATGTATGAAGCAAGAGAAAAATACGAAACTTATCCTAAATATGTTGTCCCAGAATTTGCAACCATTACATACATAGGCAAGGCTGGAGAAAATAATGATGATGTTATAAATGAAACACCATATGATGGAATGTGTGATGATATAAGAAATGGTAAATTTTATGATAAAGATTATAAACATCTCTCAAGAAAAGCTGAATGA